gaaatttGTTATGTTATATTCAGTAGTTATCTGTGACTGATGTAGTCTGACTTATCTACATAGTGAGATACAATGTGAGGGAGGCAGGCATGGGTGCGGTCATATGTATGCTTGGGCGAATGAGAAACTATAATCAACACATGGGTATCATGATGATATATCAAAgcgcaaaaaagaaaacagaactGTATAAGGGCATCCCCGGTAAGAACAGGGAGAAGAGGTGAAAAGTATGAATCCCAATCATAGACCGCCCCAACTACACAACAGGCCTACCACGCCTCTTCAACATCAAGGAGCCATTTACGAATGCCCTCACGTAATGTGTTATCACCTCCTGTCTGTACTCGCCGGCGGTCCCGGTCTGTGGGCCCCAGCtcgccttcatcttctcggcAGTGCTCTGCGGTTACACTGCGAACAACCTCGTCGAGCGCGCTTAAGACAAGTTTGCGACACTCGGTCCGAGGAACCTCCACTGGGCGCATCTCGTCCCGACTCAGCACGTCTGACATGTGCTTGTCCTCAGTGCGCCGAGTGCGCGTGGGCGACGGAGCCCGGGAGTGTACCATTGAGGAAGGTCCGCTCTGAGCAAGAACTCGTTCTAGAGCGTCCACCAGTGTGCCATCCAAATCCATCACGTGCTCTTCTACAAAGCGTTCTTCTACATCACTTGAGCCAAACCCATCAGATGAAGAACTAGCGGACGATTTGCTGGAAGCAGTAGCTTGAGAAAAGAAACTGGTCAGCTGAGACGCAGACGCCGAGCCGCCGGAGACATGACGAGGGGTGCCGGGTTGGGGAGAGAACGAAGGCGATGTGTTGCGCCAAGAAGCACTCCCGACTTTACGACGTAGCCGCAGCCGCTTCACCGTGAAGGTTCGCACATCCGCAATGAGAGTGGTCGCAACATCAACCCATCGTCCGGATCCGTCCGCATCAAGACACGCGGCTTGGCTTGACATCGGTTCTGCTTGCATGGCACGCTTGATGTCAGCCTCGAGCCCATTATAGGGCCGGACCGCTTGAAGTAAGAAGTCATCATGGAAgctcttcagccagccagcaacgTTCATGTTAGGTCCATCACTGTCTTTCAAGGTAGAGGGAAAGCCGGATGTGCTGCTGTGTGTAGACGCTACGGCGTCAACACTAGTAACCGACGTTCGTGTCTTCTTTGGTGATGCCATTGTGGAATCgccagatgaagaaagcGAGACAAATCCGGGCAAAGGaagatcaacatcaacaatgccatcatctcctcggACCGACAACTTCAGCGACGACTCTCTCGCTTGGTCCGTAGCCGCAGCCTCATCAGGggcatcatcgtcttcatatCCATGGTGGGCATTTGAAGCCTGCGGAATGGAAATATGGTTGCTAGTTGCGCTTTTCGGAGAGACTTCAGTAGGTCCGAGCGAGGCCTCCTTAACCATCTGACTcagggtgggaggagggcgcCTCGGAGGATTTGTGTACGCTGACACGGACCGTTTGCGGGTGTCTGTTGGTGCCACAGATTCGCTGTCACCAGTAGACGATTCCTGACGGGCGCTCCACAGACCGGAGAATATGTTGCCCCATCGACCATTAGCAGATGGTATACTGCCATTCGCACTAGTGTTTGTGCTTTCGCTTCGTTGGAGGCTCCTCAGCAGCGTTTCCGAAGCGAGGCTGTCAGGCCCGTCAGCCACTGCTTGGTCCGACCCTGCGCGCTCGGAGCGGCCTTGAGAAGCAAAATGGGGGACCGGAACAGTACTACCCGGagtggtggttgatgttgtCGCTGCACTCGTATTCCTCGCGCGCATATCCTTGGCGTGGACGGGCACGCCTAATGCTCGAATAGAGCGAGCGTCGGATCCCCGGCGCATGGTAGTGAAGTCCGGTGTCACCGACGGCTCGGTCTCATCCGTGGAACGATGCGCCGTCTCGCACGACGAAACGCTCACGGACCGCTGGTGCTGTTCTCTTTCACTAAGAGTGAGGCGTTGTGCGCGAGATCGACGTTCCATCACTCTTCGCAGGGACTCCTGCCGCAGAACCGGGACATTTGGCGGGCTCTGAGAAATAGCCCTTGTGGAAGCCGCGGTGCCCGGCCTgataggggaagggagaggctCGAAACGCTGTTTCGGTGGAAGAAATACTGCAAGCAAGAAAATAAGTCTCCGCGCCGTCATCTTGTCAGGCGATATAATGACAGTGCGGTGAGCAAGAAGCGGGTCAGAATCCTGCTGAGCCTTCTGCTGTAAATAATGCCTCCGTCGGTACCACTCGGGACCGAGGGCATTGAGCCACTCAGTATGGTTGCCCAGGAATGCTGTAATGagaacaaggaagaagaagctgtggTCCTTATCTCCAATGCTGCGAATGATGGAGCGGCCTTCCTCACGCCACACGCCCCACCGATTCTGGCCGGTTACGACGAATGGCATTTGCAACGCCGTGCTAATGCGACGGCTGCTGCGGATCGCTTCGTCTCGTAGCCTGGAATTTACGGCCAAGATGTTCGCAGGCAGGTGGACAAAAGTTTGATTTGTTCGTTGCATGTTTGGGGGTTTGGCTGGCTTTGGATGCATGGCTGAAGAGGAATCTACCTTTTTCAGCAGAAAGAGGATTTCTCTTCGCGAAAGTCTCTCCAAGTGGGACAGGGTGCGGTTTATTACATCCCAATGATCAACCAGAAGATCAATGCGCTCATCCAGGCTCGCAGGTGGGCTCGCAAGGGACAAACTGTCATCGAGGAAACCCCCACGGAAACGGTAGTCCGAGTCCAAAGAGCACGACATTCCCGGTTTGGGAGAGTCCGGACCCTGGGCATTGAACCGTGAGGCCGGTCGCCCTGCGTTCCGAGAGAGGAGCGGGATCTGGATAGTAATTGCCACAGCATACATCGGtgtctttttctccttgatcttccGACGCTTCGTGACGtctggaaaaggaaaaccgCTGTTCGGAAGTGAGTCTTGGTTCACAGAACCAGCTGCGTTCATGCCATCCAGAGACGTCTCACCACCTTCGGGTAGATGGACGCTGAACATTCTAGTCAGGAGTATCGTAACCTTTGCTGGCGGTCTGGACTCGTTCCCGCGGCTGGTGCCTGTAAAGGCTGATTGACTTCCAGTTGTATACGCGCGCGACAGAGAGTTGCGGGTTGCAGGAGATGTAGGTGCAGTTTTGCCAGGTTCATCGTCGGCAGAGATGATATGCATCTTCGTCGATGACCCCCTATAGCTAAACGCACTGCTGCCGAAAATACAATTTAAAAGACCGGTATCATTCGAGTCCGCAGCATAGCGAGGGTGGCTAGGTTCATGATAGCTTCCCGCCGGCGATAGTGTGGAACTACGACCACGAGCCCTCATGAAAGCGCCAGACGACATGGGAGGTGACCTCCGTGCCTCCGCGGCGATAGAGAGTGGGCTTGGCTCCGCGGCTGACGACTGCGACAAGTAGCCCCGCCGTGGCCCACGGGTGAGATTCGAAACCGTACGGGCATGTCTCGCACCGGTAGTATTGTCGAACACCTGAGGTTCCAACCCAAGTCCCATAGAAGTCTGATCCTGCGAACTGGCGCGTGTGTCCAACAGGACACAAGCATCTCGATCTCCCAATGCATTTTGTGCAATTATCACCCGGAAATCCTTCAACGGGTCCAACTCGACACCGCCGCGATCATCATAGGCACCAGCCGTAGAAGCGTTCGGGGAATTGTAGGCCGTATGCAGCGGATATGCGTGCGTATGGGAATGTCGGAGGAGACTAGCATCGGGGAATA
The window above is part of the Aspergillus luchuensis IFO 4308 DNA, chromosome 8, nearly complete sequence genome. Proteins encoded here:
- a CDS encoding uncharacterized protein (COG:S;~EggNog:ENOG410PIG9;~InterPro:IPR028084;~PFAM:PF14636), with the translated sequence MLGRLLSTAAATLNPATYNAKNAHQLESVTEEEHTSGLLFPDASLLRHSHTHAYPLHTAYNSPNASTAGAYDDRGGVELDPLKDFRVIIAQNALGDRDACVLLDTRASSQDQTSMGLGLEPQVFDNTTGARHARTVSNLTRGPRRGYLSQSSAAEPSPLSIAAEARRSPPMSSGAFMRARGRSSTLSPAGSYHEPSHPRYAADSNDTGLLNCIFGSSAFSYRGSSTKMHIISADDEPGKTAPTSPATRNSLSRAYTTGSQSAFTGTSRGNESRPPAKVTILLTRMFSVHLPEGGETSLDGMNAAGSVNQDSLPNSGFPFPDVTKRRKIKEKKTPMYAVAITIQIPLLSRNAGRPASRFNAQGPDSPKPGMSCSLDSDYRFRGGFLDDSLSLASPPASLDERIDLLVDHWDVINRTLSHLERLSRREILFLLKKVDSSSAMHPKPAKPPNMQRTNQTFVHLPANILAVNSRLRDEAIRSSRRISTALQMPFVVTGQNRWGVWREEGRSIIRSIGDKDHSFFFLVLITAFLGNHTEWLNALGPEWYRRRHYLQQKAQQDSDPLLAHRTVIISPDKMTARRLIFLLAVFLPPKQRFEPLPSPIRPGTAASTRAISQSPPNVPVLRQESLRRVMERRSRAQRLTLSEREQHQRSVSVSSCETAHRSTDETEPSVTPDFTTMRRGSDARSIRALGVPVHAKDMRARNTSAATTSTTTPGSTVPVPHFASQGRSERAGSDQAVADGPDSLASETLLRSLQRSESTNTSANGSIPSANGRWGNIFSGLWSARQESSTGDSESVAPTDTRKRSVSAYTNPPRRPPPTLSQMVKEASLGPTEVSPKSATSNHISIPQASNAHHGYEDDDAPDEAAATDQARESSLKLSVRGDDGIVDVDLPLPGFVSLSSSGDSTMASPKKTRTSVTSVDAVASTHSSTSGFPSTLKDSDGPNMNVAGWLKSFHDDFLLQAVRPYNGLEADIKRAMQAEPMSSQAACLDADGSGRWVDVATTLIADVRTFTVKRLRLRRKVGSASWRNTSPSFSPQPGTPRHVSGGSASASQLTSFFSQATASSKSSASSSSDGFGSSDVEERFVEEHVMDLDGTLVDALERVLAQSGPSSMVHSRAPSPTRTRRTEDKHMSDVLSRDEMRPVEVPRTECRKLVLSALDEVVRSVTAEHCREDEGELGPTDRDRRRVQTGGDNTLREGIRKWLLDVEEAW